Proteins encoded within one genomic window of Solidesulfovibrio sp.:
- a CDS encoding histidine phosphatase family protein yields MPIVRLIRHGQSASNAGETTIYPDTIPLTPLGHAQAALVASCFLRPPRRVVFSAFDRAVQTAQPLCDRFPEVPVAVWPVQEFTYLAPRRYTGTTRRDRAAAVSDYWQRLDPRFRDAEGAESFVDFWDRVEGFLERLHTLAGSTVVFSHGQFLRGVMLRVLAGPLGAQEAMVRFRAIRTAVAYPNAAMTVLAMSPGQALLGQVRTSHLPPQMLST; encoded by the coding sequence ATGCCCATCGTCCGTCTCATCCGTCACGGCCAGAGTGCCTCCAACGCCGGTGAAACCACGATCTATCCCGACACCATCCCGTTGACCCCGCTGGGACACGCCCAGGCCGCCCTGGTGGCGTCCTGTTTCCTGCGCCCGCCGCGACGGGTGGTCTTCTCGGCTTTCGACCGGGCGGTCCAGACGGCCCAGCCCCTGTGCGACCGCTTTCCCGAGGTGCCGGTGGCCGTGTGGCCGGTCCAGGAGTTCACCTATCTCGCCCCGAGGCGCTACACCGGCACCACCCGGCGCGACCGCGCCGCCGCCGTCTCCGACTACTGGCAGCGCCTGGACCCGCGTTTTCGGGACGCGGAGGGGGCCGAATCCTTCGTCGATTTCTGGGACCGGGTCGAGGGCTTTCTGGAGCGGTTGCATACCCTGGCCGGCTCCACGGTGGTTTTTTCCCACGGCCAGTTCCTGCGCGGGGTCATGCTGCGCGTCCTGGCCGGCCCCCTGGGCGCCCAGGAGGCCATGGTCCGGTTCCGGGCCATTCGCACGGCCGTGGCCTATCCCAACGCGGCCATGACCGTGCTGGCCATGTCCCCGGGCCAGGCCCTGCTCGGTCAGGTGCGCACGAGCCATCTGCCGCCCCAGATGCTTTCCACGTGA
- a CDS encoding flagellar basal body-associated FliL family protein produces MTRKGDATADRRPGGLAAAGGPIRRGLGGAASAGLLLLALVVAWPGWGLAQSEVEVKGGNVVYPLLEVNIADGDRLARLYIGFEAQCRDAEGAQLAASSRTRDALVMFLRTKNAAELSGVAGKRRLKDELVAVMNKAIGAPRVVRLYFLQLVVR; encoded by the coding sequence ATGACGCGCAAAGGCGACGCGACGGCCGATCGGCGGCCAGGGGGCTTGGCCGCGGCCGGCGGACCGATCCGGCGCGGGCTCGGGGGGGCTGCCTCCGCCGGCCTGCTGCTTCTGGCCCTGGTCGTGGCCTGGCCGGGCTGGGGGCTGGCCCAGTCCGAGGTCGAGGTCAAGGGCGGCAACGTCGTCTATCCGCTCCTTGAGGTCAACATCGCCGACGGCGACCGCCTGGCCCGGCTCTATATTGGCTTCGAGGCCCAGTGCCGCGACGCCGAGGGAGCGCAATTGGCGGCCTCGTCCAGGACCCGCGACGCCCTGGTCATGTTCTTGCGCACGAAAAACGCCGCCGAACTTTCCGGTGTGGCGGGCAAGCGCCGGCTCAAGGACGAGCTCGTCGCGGTCATGAACAAGGCCATCGGCGCCCCCCGCGTCGTGCGCCTGTATTTCCTGCAACTCGTCGTCCGGTAG
- a CDS encoding MFS transporter, producing MNKWTLAVLYAATVCGISSIYAPQPLLPVLATHFGVTESTASLTITATMLPLGLAPLAYGFFLDAVPAKPLIAASLALLALCTAGLCLAPDFTWFLAARVGLGLLVPALLTAVMTYLATTASAASLRRVMAAYIAVTVFGGFFGRFFSGLAAELLGWRIPFVGLAVCLGLGAALALWLPPDGRAAFSPMRLAHAPQVLRKPGFAATYLVVALLFFVFSGMLNLLPFRLARLEGGYSPLRAGTMYSGYLMGIIACLTSHRFARPLGGPTRTMALGAGLVIAAVAVFFLPSPTTLFGSVFVLCSGMFLAHSVAPGVLNGAEKAHKGLVNGLYISFYYSGGALGTYLPGLVLGRYGFGAAAGTLAAAATAAALVAARLDVRAFPGDVAVK from the coding sequence ATGAACAAATGGACCCTTGCCGTGCTCTACGCCGCGACCGTCTGCGGCATTTCCTCCATCTACGCGCCCCAGCCGCTGCTGCCGGTCCTGGCCACCCATTTCGGGGTAACCGAGTCCACGGCTTCCCTGACCATCACCGCGACCATGCTGCCCTTGGGGCTGGCCCCGCTGGCCTACGGGTTTTTTCTCGACGCCGTGCCGGCCAAGCCGCTGATCGCCGCTTCCCTGGCGCTTTTGGCCCTCTGCACCGCCGGCTTGTGCCTGGCCCCGGATTTCACCTGGTTTCTGGCCGCGCGCGTGGGGCTGGGCCTGCTCGTGCCGGCGCTGCTCACGGCCGTGATGACCTATCTGGCCACCACGGCCTCGGCCGCTTCCCTGCGCCGGGTCATGGCCGCCTATATCGCCGTGACGGTCTTCGGCGGTTTTTTCGGCCGTTTTTTTTCGGGGCTCGCCGCCGAGCTTCTGGGCTGGCGTATCCCCTTCGTCGGCCTGGCCGTCTGCCTGGGCCTTGGCGCGGCGCTTGCCCTCTGGCTGCCGCCGGACGGCCGGGCCGCCTTCTCGCCCATGCGTCTGGCCCATGCCCCGCAAGTGCTGCGCAAACCCGGCTTCGCGGCGACCTATCTGGTCGTGGCGCTGCTTTTTTTCGTTTTTTCCGGGATGCTCAATCTGCTGCCGTTTCGGCTGGCGCGGCTGGAGGGCGGCTATTCGCCCCTTCGGGCCGGAACCATGTATTCGGGCTATCTCATGGGGATCATCGCCTGCCTGACGTCCCACCGCTTTGCCAGGCCCCTGGGTGGCCCCACCCGGACCATGGCCCTCGGGGCCGGCCTGGTCATCGCGGCGGTGGCGGTTTTTTTCCTGCCATCCCCGACGACCCTTTTCGGCAGCGTTTTCGTGTTGTGCTCCGGCATGTTCTTGGCCCACTCCGTGGCTCCAGGGGTGCTCAACGGCGCGGAAAAGGCGCACAAGGGGCTTGTCAACGGGCTTTACATTTCCTTTTACTATTCCGGCGGCGCGCTTGGGACCTATCTGCCCGGGCTGGTGCTCGGCCGGTACGGCTTCGGTGCGGCGGCCGGGACCCTGGCGGCGGCCGCGACGGCGGCGGCCCTTGTGGCGGCACGCCTTGACGTCCGGGCTTTTCCGGGAGACGTGGCCGTCAAATGA